A genomic window from Astatotilapia calliptera chromosome 12, fAstCal1.2, whole genome shotgun sequence includes:
- the smn1 gene encoding survival motor neuron protein 1 has translation MANGCKEVLFTRGTGQSDDSDIWDDTALIKAYDKAVASFKTALKGEDEPQISKKNQPGKKRKNNKKNQSRKRNNAAPEKEWQVGNSCSAYWSEDGQLYAATIASIDKKRGTCIVVYTGYGNEEEQNLEDLLSEFSEGDEESNTKVHEAESSTEESDRSATPNQHKQSPNKGHKSKTHKESPSMWAPGFPPIPPPMHAFRQGSSKQSGSHGPVPPPWPPMMPFGPPMVPPPPPMSPDMVDDEALGSMLISWYMSGYHTGYYLGLKQGRKEASNWTKQHHK, from the exons ATGGCGAACGGATGCAAGGAAGTGCTTTTTACGCGCGGAACTGGACAG AGTGATGATTCAGACATCTGGGATGACACCGCACTGATAAAGGCTTATGACAAGGCAGTTGCATCTTTCAAG ACTGCCCTTAAGGGTGAAGATGAGCCACAAATCTCAAAGAAAAACCAACCAGGAAAGAAACGCAAGAACAACAAGAAGAACCAGAGTAGGAAAAGAAACAATGCAGCACCAGAAAAAGAG TGGCAGGTTGGGAATTCATGCAGTGCTTACTGGTCCGAGGATGGCCAGCTCTATGCAGCCACGATCGCCTCCATAGACAAGAAGAGAGGCACTTGTATAGTTGTTTATACAGGCTATGGCAACGAGGAGGAGCAGAATCTTGAAGACCTGCTGTCAGAGTTTTCGGAGGGTGATGAGGAATCAAATACCAAG GTGCATGAAGCAGAATCTTCAACGGAGGAGAGTGACAGGTCAGCTACtccaaaccagcacaaacagtCACCTAATAAGGGCCACAAGTCCAAGACCCACAAAGAATCACCTTCTATGTGGGCTCCTGGATTTCCTCCAATACCACCTCCCATGCATGCTTTCAGACAG GGGAGCAGCAAGCAATCTGGTAGTCATGGGCCTGTACCTCCTCCATGGCCTCCCATGATGCCTTTTGGTCCACCG AtggttcctccacctccaccaatGAGCCCTGACATGGTGGATGATGAAGCCTTGGGCAGCATGCTCATCTCCTGGTATATGAGTGGATATCACACAGGATACTATCTG GGGCTGAAACAAGGGCGCAAAGAAGCTTCCAACTGGACAAAACAGCATCACAAATGA